In Deltaproteobacteria bacterium, the following are encoded in one genomic region:
- a CDS encoding radical SAM protein — protein sequence MQLPSYLQLFQSGELARRVEQAMRRLRQCDLCPHSCGVNRLEGEVGFCATGAHPVVNDTMPHFGEESVLVGSGGSGAIFFSHCTMACIFCQTHDISQRGQGTEIDSSRLAELMLLLQSDGCHNINLITPTHVVPQILAAVQLAAAEGLHLPLVYNTSSYETLTTLELLADVVDIYLADFKFWHKSTARELCGVEDYPTVAREALKKMQQQVGNLHLDDKGLATSGLLVRHLVLPGYLRDTARVLDFIAREISVHTYVNLMGHYRPCGQAQHHPVLNRTLRASEYHAARQKALEVGLHRLDQTHVHLYEHFFSPDE from the coding sequence ATGCAGCTTCCGTCCTACTTGCAGTTGTTTCAGTCGGGTGAATTGGCTAGGCGAGTAGAGCAGGCCATGAGACGACTCCGGCAGTGTGACCTCTGTCCGCACAGCTGCGGAGTCAATCGTCTGGAGGGTGAAGTCGGTTTTTGTGCCACCGGCGCCCACCCTGTGGTGAATGACACCATGCCGCATTTTGGTGAGGAAAGCGTCCTGGTGGGTTCCGGAGGCTCTGGGGCCATCTTCTTTTCTCATTGCACAATGGCATGCATCTTCTGCCAGACTCATGACATCAGCCAGAGGGGACAGGGGACCGAGATTGACAGCAGCCGTCTAGCTGAACTCATGCTTCTTCTCCAAAGCGATGGCTGCCACAACATAAATCTCATAACCCCTACACACGTTGTTCCACAAATACTGGCTGCGGTGCAATTGGCAGCAGCTGAGGGATTACACCTGCCTCTGGTATACAATACCAGCAGCTATGAGACTCTGACTACGCTCGAACTTCTGGCAGACGTGGTGGACATCTATCTGGCTGACTTCAAGTTCTGGCACAAGAGCACCGCAAGAGAGCTCTGTGGTGTGGAGGACTATCCAACAGTTGCCCGTGAGGCCCTCAAGAAAATGCAGCAGCAGGTCGGGAACTTGCACCTCGATGACAAAGGGCTGGCCACATCCGGCTTGCTGGTGCGCCATCTGGTGTTGCCAGGCTACCTTAGAGACACAGCAAGAGTCCTCGATTTCATTGCTAGGGAAATTTCAGTCCATACCTATGTAAATCTTATGGGACACTATCGCCCCTGTGGACAAGCCCAGCACCATCCTGTTCTCAATCGCACCCTGCGGGCCAGCGAGTACCATGCTGCCAGACAAAAGGCCCTGGAAGTGGGGTTGCACAGACTGGACCAGACTCATGTGCACCTGTATGAACATTTCTTTTCGCCGGATGAATAA
- a CDS encoding N-acyl homoserine lactonase family protein: MSIYVIHPLAVGINETDQGIMTYQRGYGKRIWLPIYVFYLEGGDQKILVDTGMEEFMISSRAVEETGLSIMNFEEALSKVDLTPENVDIVIQTHLHNDHCENTYKCKNAKVYVQQAELDFFKAPHPIDHRYYSDLLNDSEVVPVEGDVEIISGVRLLFTPGHTPGGQSVAVSTEKGTAIITGFCCNAENFPKVGPVVAPGVHTDAIAAYESAKRVKEMADILIPNHAVEVGLRHKIPE; the protein is encoded by the coding sequence ATGAGTATTTATGTCATTCATCCCCTGGCAGTTGGCATCAATGAAACGGACCAGGGAATAATGACCTACCAGCGTGGATACGGCAAGCGGATCTGGCTGCCCATTTACGTCTTTTACCTAGAAGGTGGAGACCAGAAGATTTTGGTCGACACTGGGATGGAAGAGTTCATGATTTCTTCCAGAGCTGTTGAGGAGACCGGTTTATCAATTATGAATTTTGAAGAAGCTTTGAGCAAGGTGGACCTCACGCCTGAAAATGTGGACATCGTCATTCAGACTCATCTTCATAACGATCACTGTGAGAATACTTACAAGTGCAAGAATGCCAAAGTTTACGTGCAACAGGCGGAGCTCGATTTTTTTAAGGCGCCCCACCCTATCGACCATCGGTATTACTCGGACCTTCTCAATGACTCGGAAGTGGTGCCTGTGGAGGGAGACGTGGAAATCATTTCGGGAGTTCGGCTTCTCTTTACTCCCGGACATACGCCTGGTGGACAATCTGTTGCGGTAAGTACAGAAAAAGGTACCGCAATCATTACCGGTTTTTGTTGCAATGCTGAAAATTTTCCCAAGGTGGGGCCGGTGGTAGCGCCTGGAGTGCACACTGATGCTATTGCAGCCTATGAGAGTGCCAAGCGTGTAAAGGAAATGGCAGATATCTTGATCCCAAATCATGCAGTCGAGGTTGGGCTTCGCCACAAGATCCCCGAATAG
- a CDS encoding peptidylprolyl isomerase — MDIQPQNTYVSLKYTVQLENGEIVKGDPREGLAHMEFVTGYNQILPALEQKLKNLSEGDEVEFTLSPEEAFGEHNPSLIQEKTFDEFPQGRDLVEGSWVRAINPDHLVSFSYRVLEKRQDRVVLDYNHPLVGKALRYKVRVEKVRPATPDELEILKPCEYGRDHTEQ; from the coding sequence GTGGATATTCAACCGCAAAACACCTACGTAAGCTTGAAATATACTGTGCAACTGGAGAACGGTGAGATTGTCAAAGGAGACCCCCGCGAGGGCCTTGCTCACATGGAATTCGTGACCGGCTATAATCAGATTCTCCCGGCCTTAGAGCAAAAGCTGAAGAACCTGAGCGAAGGAGACGAGGTCGAGTTCACCCTCAGCCCTGAGGAAGCCTTTGGTGAGCACAATCCCTCTCTTATCCAGGAGAAAACCTTTGACGAGTTTCCCCAGGGCAGGGACCTGGTAGAAGGCTCCTGGGTGAGAGCCATCAACCCGGACCACCTGGTGAGTTTCAGTTATCGCGTGCTGGAGAAGCGACAGGACCGGGTTGTCCTCGATTACAATCACCCGCTTGTCGGCAAGGCATTGCGCTATAAGGTAAGAGTGGAGAAGGTCAGACCTGCCACTCCTGATGAATTGGAGATTCTGAAACCGTGCGAATATGGCAGGGACCATACTGAACAGTAG